CGATCACCAGGAAACCGTGGCTGACCAGCCGCTCCCCGCTCACCGTTCCGGTGGCCAGGTCGTTGACCGACAGCAGCAACAGCGTGCCGACGAACGCGCTGAGCATCGGCAGCAGGCCGGCCGGCGGGCTGCGGCGTACCGCCACGAAGAGGAAGCCGGCGCCCACCGCCACGTTCCACGCGGCCGACTCGTGCCACAGGTGCTGACCAGCCGGGTGCAGGTGATCGGCGGCCGTGCCCCGGCCCACCTGGGCCAGGCCGAGCACCAACTGCACCGCCCCGAGCAGCCCGAGCGCCCCGCGCAGCCCGGTGACCAGCCGGCCGCGCCCGGCCGCACCGGGCCACCACCGCCACCGACGGGCCGGCGGCGCGGCAGCGGCGGCGGCGGCGAGGATCGCCTCCGTCCGGTCGGGCGGTTCGGTGACCAATCGGGTACGCACCCGACGGGTCACCCCGGCCGCCGCCGTGAACCAGACCCGGCACTCGGCGCACCCGTCCAGGTGCCGCTGAGCCGCCGCCCGTTCCTCGGCGGTCTCCTCGCCGTCCAACTGCGCGGACAGGACCTCCCGCCACTGCTCACACCCCATATAGGGGTAGTCGGTCCGGCTGCCACTCCGGTTCCCGGCGGCAGTGGCCCGTTATGGAATACTCGCCCGATCATGACGCGCTACGGCCTGTTGATCCTGCCCTCCACCAACCGGGTGTACGCCCGCTCCGCCGTCGACCTCACCCGGGCCGAGCTGGAGATCTTCGGCCGTTCGGCGCTCGATGGCCGGATCGGCGAGCTGGACACGGCGACCGTCGGCGGGGCCAGCTATGTCACCTTCACGGGCGACGGGCTGACCGAGCGGGACCTGGCCGTGCTGGGCAATCTCTCCGCCGGGTACGCGCTGTTCGAGTTCGTCGGCGAGCTGCTGCGCCCGATCGAGTGGAGCCGGCTGGACCGCTACGACGATGACCTGATCACCATCCAGAAGTACCCGGGCAAAACCAACGAGCAGTTCACCAAGCTGCTGCTCAACGTCACGTTACTCGCCTCGGACTGGGCCGCTGAGCTGACCAGCCGCCGGTTCCGGGTGCTCGACCCGCTCTGCGGTCGCGGCACCACCCTCAACCAGGCGCTGATGTACGGCTTCGACGCCGCCGGGATGGACCGCGACCAGAAGGATGTCGAGGCGTACCGGGCGTTCATCACCACCTGGCTGAAGCAGAAGCGGATCAAGCACCGGGTGCTGGAGTCGGGGCCGGTGCGCCGGGAGCGCAAGGTGGTCGGTCGCCGGGTGCGGATCGAGCTGGCCCCCACGCGCGAGGCGCACAAGGCCGGCGACCTCCAACTGCTGGACGTGGTCAACGCCGACACCACCCGCGCCGGCGAGTTCTTCCGGCCGGAGACCGTCGACCTGGTCGTCGCGGACGCCCCGTACGGCGTCCAGCACGGCAGCCGGACGACCGAGCACGGGCTGACCCGGGACCCGCTGGCGCTGCTCGCCGACGCCGCGCCGGTCTGGGCGCGGCTGTTGCGCCCCGGTGGAGCGCTCGGCATCTCCTGGAACACCCACGTGGCCAGCCGGGACGACGCTGCGGTGGCACTGGCCGCGGCCGGCCTGACCGTGGTCGACGCGGAGCCCTACCGCGCGCTGCGCCACCGCGTCGACCAGTCGATCATGCGTGACGTGCTGGTGGCCCGCCGCCCGGCCTGACCGGCCGCCGCACCACACCCGCCACACCCGCCACAGCACTCCGTCGCATCACCGCGCCCGCACATACCGACCCGCGAGGTGTCGCCCGCAGGCTGTCCGTCTGCCCTCGTATTGCCAAATCTGCACAAGAACAAGGAAAGCGTCGCCTCGCGCGCGTGGGAGGCGACTACTTCCCTGAAGCTGTGCGGATCTTGAACGTTGGCCCGTCTGCGCCCTGCCGAGAGCTTTGTGCCGCGTTTCACCTGTTCAGGTGGCGATGTGAAAACCGCGTCAATAAATGGTTCGCCTCCGTCATGGTCGCGTTATGACCCCTGCCATTCGCGAGGTGGTGGGGCTTTGATTGCCCGGCGCGACCGGGAGGCGGTCGCGACGAACTTTCCCGGTATGAGGAGTCAGCGTGTCTGACGTGGTGTTCGTGGTCCTGACGGTGGCGCTGTTCGCAGTGCTCGCCCTGGTGGTCCGGGCGGTGGAGAAGCTGTGAACGCGGTCAATGCCGTCGGTCTGGTGCTCGCGATCGTCCTGGGCGCGTTCCTGGTGTTCGCCCTGTTGTTTCCGGAGCGCTTCTGATGACCATGACAACAGCGGGCGTCATCTTCGTGCTGACGCTGGTGGCGGCCTTGGTCGCCGTCTACAAGCCGTTCGGCGACTACATGTTCCGGGCGGTCTCCGGCACCCGGCAGTCCCGGGTTGAGCGGGGGATCTACCGTCTGGTCGGGGTCAACCCGGCAGCCGAACAGACCTGGGGCGTGTACGCCCGCAGCGTGCTGGCGTTCTCCGGGATCTCGATCCTGTTCCTGTACCTGTTCCAGCGGGTGCAGAACCACCTGTGGCTGTCGCTTGGCTTCGACTCGGTCGTGCCGCACGGCGCGTGGAACACCGCCGTGTCGTTCGTGACCAACACCAACTGGCAGTCGTACTCGGGTGAGTCGACGATGGGCCACCTGGTGCAGATGGCCGGTCTGGCGGTGCAGAACTTCGTCTCGGCGGCGGTCGGCATCGCGGTGGCGGTGGCGTTGCTGCGGGGGTTCGCCCGCAGCCGCACCGGGCAGCTCGGCAACTTCTGGGTCGACCTGACCCGGATCACGCTGCGGATCCTGCTGCCGATCGCGGTGCTCGGCGCCATCGCGCTGATGATCGGCGGGGTGGTGCAGAACCTCTCGGCCGGCACCGACGTGACCACGCTGACCGGCGGCACCCAGACCATCACCGGCGGGCCGGTTGCCAGCCAGGAAGTGATCAAGGAGCTGGGCACCAACGGTGGCGGCTTCTACAACGTCAACAGCGCCCACCCGTTCGAGAACCCCACCACGTGGACGAACTGGATCGAGATCTTCCTGATCTTCGTGATTCCGTTCAGCATGCCCCGGGTCTTCGGCCGGATGGTGGGGCAGAACCGCCAGGGCTACGCCATCGCCGCGGTGATGGCCATCCTCGCGTTCGCCAGCGTGGTC
The nucleotide sequence above comes from Micromonospora sp. NBC_00389. Encoded proteins:
- a CDS encoding TRM11 family SAM-dependent methyltransferase, which translates into the protein MTRYGLLILPSTNRVYARSAVDLTRAELEIFGRSALDGRIGELDTATVGGASYVTFTGDGLTERDLAVLGNLSAGYALFEFVGELLRPIEWSRLDRYDDDLITIQKYPGKTNEQFTKLLLNVTLLASDWAAELTSRRFRVLDPLCGRGTTLNQALMYGFDAAGMDRDQKDVEAYRAFITTWLKQKRIKHRVLESGPVRRERKVVGRRVRIELAPTREAHKAGDLQLLDVVNADTTRAGEFFRPETVDLVVADAPYGVQHGSRTTEHGLTRDPLALLADAAPVWARLLRPGGALGISWNTHVASRDDAAVALAAAGLTVVDAEPYRALRHRVDQSIMRDVLVARRPA
- a CDS encoding zf-HC2 domain-containing protein yields the protein MGCEQWREVLSAQLDGEETAEERAAAQRHLDGCAECRVWFTAAAGVTRRVRTRLVTEPPDRTEAILAAAAAAAPPARRWRWWPGAAGRGRLVTGLRGALGLLGAVQLVLGLAQVGRGTAADHLHPAGQHLWHESAAWNVAVGAGFLFVAVRRSPPAGLLPMLSAFVGTLLLLSVNDLATGTVSGERLVSHGFLVIGYLITVLLSRPGLRPGGPAPQRQPAPSRWRFRADEVDRPLRVVRSEPYPAQAADRQATPAARTGHAASAARTGHAGDRRAA
- the kdpA gene encoding potassium-transporting ATPase subunit KdpA — its product is MTMTTAGVIFVLTLVAALVAVYKPFGDYMFRAVSGTRQSRVERGIYRLVGVNPAAEQTWGVYARSVLAFSGISILFLYLFQRVQNHLWLSLGFDSVVPHGAWNTAVSFVTNTNWQSYSGESTMGHLVQMAGLAVQNFVSAAVGIAVAVALLRGFARSRTGQLGNFWVDLTRITLRILLPIAVLGAIALMIGGVVQNLSAGTDVTTLTGGTQTITGGPVASQEVIKELGTNGGGFYNVNSAHPFENPTTWTNWIEIFLIFVIPFSMPRVFGRMVGQNRQGYAIAAVMAILAFASVVITNVFELAGHGTVPQAVGAALEGKEVRFDVSNSATFAAATTLTSTGAVNSFHDSFTSLGGMMTMFNMMLGEVAPGGTGSGLYGLLILAVITVFVAGLMVGRTPEYLGKKIGSREIKFASLYFLITPILVLVGTAAAFATGNNSTALNVGPHGLSEVLYAFTSASNNNGSAFGGITVNTTWWDTALGLCMLLGRFLPIIFVLALAGSLARQAPTPASEGTLPTHRPLFIGMVVGVTVILVALTFLPALALGPLAEGL
- the kdpF gene encoding K(+)-transporting ATPase subunit F, which codes for MNAVNAVGLVLAIVLGAFLVFALLFPERF